From the Onychostoma macrolepis isolate SWU-2019 chromosome 13, ASM1243209v1, whole genome shotgun sequence genome, the window GAATTCCAGCTCCTTCTCATGCTCTTTCCTTAGAGACCGAAGGTCTTTTTGTAGTCTGGTGTAATCTTTGTGGAGCTTCTGCTTCTCGTTCTCAGCCTCTACCAGCTTTCTCTGAAGATCATTCTCTGAGGTGCTTGTATTGTTGATTAGGCACTCATTAGCAGGCTCCCCGTTTCCTTGAGGTGAACTCTGTTGTGCTTTTAGctcattttctttctcttgtAACCTCTGCTGCAAATCTTGGAGTTTCTCCTCATATTCCTTCACCAACAAGTCCTTTTGACTTGTCCAATCATCTTGGTTCCTGATAGTGTCCATGTTTTCCTTGGCCACTAACATTGCAGGCTCCATTCCTAATCTACTGCTGGACATTTGCACAGAAACATGTTCCTTCTCAACTTCATCAATCTGTTTCTCCTTAATCTGTTCTTGAAGATCCAAGCATGTCTGCTGAAGCTCCTGCACTCGAGTTGTCTGTTCAAGCAGGTCTGCTTTAAGGCGACTTACCTCGGTTTGGTAGTTTGCAATCTGCTCATTAGATTCTGAGAGTTTGGTCTCAAGCTCTCCAAGTCTTGAAGACGTTTCTATAGCAGCAGTAGCAGATTGCTCCTCTTTTGCAGAAATGTCTTTATGAAGAGCAGCAAGCTTCTCTTCATACAGATCTTTTAAGTTTTGCAGAGAGGCCTGTCTTTCCTCGTTTTCTTTCTGCTGCAATTCGTGTAGATGTTTTGCATGCTCTTCCTTTAATTTAGCAGTGGCCTCATCCATTGTCCTCTCAATTTCCTCTAGAGACTTTATACGTTCTTCTTTTTCATTCTGGGTTTGCTTGATGCCTTCCAGCTGCATCTGCAAGTCTTTGATAGCCTGCTCCTTTTCCTCAATTTGTGATGTCAACTGTTTACGAATCATGCCAATCTTTTGCTCTGCCTTCTTCTTCAACTCAGCTACTTTACCAGCCGTTTCGGCGGATGCCTTTTCTTGGACTGCCTTCACAGCCTCTTCATTCGCCCTCAGGATCTCAGCCTTCTCCCTCTCAAAGTCATTCCGCTGGGATTCCAGTTCCTGCTTGGCTGTTTCAACATCTTTCCTCAAAGACTGAAGTCTTTCCTCAGTTTTCTGGATTAGGGCACCGTTTTGAGCGCTTTGGTCCTGAGCTTCCTGCACCTGCTTCATTAACTCCATCTTTTCGTTCTCCCTAATGGCAAGGTGCTGCTGCAAATCAGCTGCGAGTTGTTCTCGCTCTTTTGTCCGCAACTCTAGCTGCTCCTCCAGATCACAAACTTTTTTTGAGCAGCTTTCCAGCTCTGAGGTCAAGGCATGAACCCTCTGTTCTTTCTCATTAAAAGCCTGATCCATCTCGGACTTGGTAATGGAGTGATTGTCAATGCTGGCAGTGAGCATCTGAAGTTGTTCGTCCTTCTCCACAATCTGCTTCTCCATGTCTGCAACTTTATCTTGAAGAGACTTAACAGTGCTGTGACTCTGACTGAACTTCTTTTTCAGCTCAGAGAACTTATTCCTGAGAGATTCTACCTGCTCTTGAAGCGAGGTCTTCTCTTTTTCTAGCCTTCCCACCGTCTCCCCAGTTTGGCATGTTACTCTTTCCTTGTCCTCATTGTGCTGCTGATTCAGCAGAGATATGGCTTGTTTTTTCTCAGTTAAGCTACGTGCTAACTGAGTCTTCAAATCATTTATGACAGAATCTAGATTGCTGAGTTGCAAAACATTTGCTTTGAGATTTTTTGATATGCGTTCTTTTTCCTCACGGAGCTGCTGAATTTGAAGGTCTTTTTCAGAAAGTACCTGCGAGCTATTATCTGCATCGGTTTGCAGAGACTCCCTTTCGGTTTGTAAGGCTTTAAGAGTCTCTGAAGTTGAACTTAACTTAAGAGACACTTCATCAAGAGAGCTCTTTAGATCATGGTTCTCATCCAAAGTCTGCTGAAGTTCTTTCTCTAAAGTGCTAATTCTGTTGTCCTTCGTCGTGATAATATTTCTTAGATATGTCACCTTATTCTGATGATCTATGACCCGGCGTTGTAACTCCCCAACTCGTTCCTCAACTTTCTTACACAAGTCAACAGAGAAGCCATCTAACTTAGCCTGGGCTTCCTGACAACACTGCTCAAGTTCCTTTGTGATGGCACACAATTGTGCCTGGaactctttttctttattttggaGTTCAGCAGTTTTTTCTTCAAGTGTCCTCTGGAGTTCTTCACCCTCTTTACACTTGGACGTTTCAAGCATATTCAACTTTTTCTGGGTGTTTACCAACTCTTCAGATATGCTCTGCAATTTCTCCTTACTAGTTTCCTCAGCCTTGCTCAGTTCATCCTGCAAAAGGTTTCTTTCATTCAAGGCCTGGTTCAGATTCTTCTCCATGGTTTCGGCTTGTCTTTTAAGTAAACCTTCCCCTTCAGATAAACTTTCCAGCTTGCTTGCAGCCTCCCTGAGCTCTGTCTGTAGTTTTTGCACAGTGGTTTCCCTCATGGCAAGCTCCTCCCTGAGGTACTGGATGTCTTTCATAACCTGTTCCTTTTCTTCCCTGCTGGCCGAAAGCAGCTGAGAGATCTCCTCCAACTCTTGGGCTTTCTCTTGCAAAGACTGAGCATGTTTTTCTTGCAACTCTTCCTCATTCTGGTTGAGTTTCTCCTGCCAGCGACGAATAAGATCTTCCTGCTCCTGTTTATGAGTCAACTGAAGCTTGTCTAAATGCTCTTTATGATTGGCCTCCAAATCAGACACGGTGGTGCTGACACCCTCAGAGCTTGCTTGCGCCATCTCAAGGATCTTCTCTTTCAGTTGCTGGTCTTTCAGTTCTATCTCTTGAGCTTTCTTGGATAACTCTGCTTTGGCATTCTCCTCTTGATCCTGAAGCTGCTTCTTCAACTTGTCCTGTGCTTCTTTGTGTTTCTGCCTTAATTTCTCCATCTTATTTTCCTGGGATTTCAGCTTGCAATCCATGTCTTTCCTAATGTTCTCAAGTTTCTTCTCGTGAGAACTCTTCTGGTCATCCAGCTGCTTTCTCGATCGGTTTTGCTCCTCTTGCATTGTATTGCAGGTTGCAGCATGCAAATTTTCTTTTTCCAATAGTTCTCTCTTGACTTGCTCCATCTTCTGCACAAGTTCCTGAAGTTCACTTGTCTTTTGTTCAAGACACACTTCTTTCTCCCGACTATCATTACGCACTGCCTCAAGGGTTTGCTCAAGATCTTTCACTTGATTCTTGGTTTGCTGGAGTTCTTCTGTAAGTGTGCTAATCTCAGATCTTGATTCCTCAAGGGCCTCTTTATTTGACTGTTCCCTGAGTCGAAGCTCCTCCAACTGCGCGCCTCCTTCTTGCAAAATCTTTTCTCTAAGCACATGTTCCTCTAGTGCTTTTTCCTTCTCCTCCAACACAATCTTCAGCTGATTTATCTCTTCTTTCAGCATTTTCTCCACCCCTGCAAATGACTGTTCATTCTGTTTCGCAGCTTCAATCTCAGCCTGGTATTTTACTTGCTCTTCCTTGAGTCTTTCCTCATACTCTTGTCTTGTGGTTTCACTGGTGGTCTCCAGAGCGGACTGTCTTTCTTCTAACTGTTGTTTACTATTCAGTACCTCACTAAGCTCAGAAGACAGGGTCTCAATCTCAGTTTGTTTGTCACTCAGTTTATCAAGCATCTTTTTGTTCATGTCTTCCACATGAGAATGGAACTGTTCTTCCTTGTCTTTCAGTATAGATTCAATTTCTGCTTTGTGTTTCTGCACAAGCTCCTCCAAAGCAGCATCATGCTGCTGATTGAGGGCTGTTATCTGCTCTGTCTTTGTCTTTTGTAGCTCTTGCTTATGTGCTTCTTCTAGAGCAGCTATTGCAGCCTCATGTTTCTTTCTGTGCTCTTCCAGTTGCGCAGAGACTTCATCCGACTTGGCAGAATCCTTCTCCGAGCTACCTAGACAACTCTCAATTTCTTGAATTctctgtaaaaagaaaaaaaaaaaagacaattttaaaaatgtacagtgtTAAGATATGGCATTGCTTTCATACACATTCTCATTCATGCTGGCTTCAAATCTATGGGTTCATTTGGCTATTCAACAACTTTAAAGATATCCTGCTGATCTATCCTCAGATAAGGAGGCAGATAAACTCACCGTTCTGGCCGACTCCAACTCTAGTTGTAGTTCCTTGGCTTTGTTCTCCCCCTCAGACTGAATTGCAGCTTTCTGCAGCTCGGCCTCCTCCAGAGCGAGAGACGCCTGCTGTTCTCTTTCCTGTGCCGACTGCAACAATTCCTCACGACACTGCTCCTGAGGTAAATAAAGAGTAATGGTGCAAATAGCTTAGGAAACACCTACATCCAAATAGCTAATATTTGCATTAACTAATCATAAGTTACAACAGAAATGAAAACTAGGGCATACCACAGCTTGTTTGATTTGGGCACTTAGTTCCTGTTCTTTGTTAGCAATAGCCTCTGAATGTAAACGCTCCATTTCTGCTATCCTGTCCTCTGAGGAtttctgaaaagaaagaaatcgtggcaaaatattaacattttccaGGTTTGatggacattttaaaatactaacactctaatgttCACAACGCAAAACTCTCTTTCCAGTCCATCTAGAGTAGACCATTTTGTGAAATTTTGTCATATGAAACCAAGttatggaaaaaaacaaaaaaacaatgataaaTGACAACAGAACTcaatattttactaaaaaagtGTTAATCTCACATTGCATTAATTTGCATTCAaagtatttttaacattttctcaTGGACAAGCTCCAAAGTTTCACCATAAAAATTGGAAATATCTCAGTTAACTATTCCCCAAAGCATCATGCTTTGGCGAAATAATCAGCTGACTCAAAATGTCACTCTTCTATGAATTATTGGCAAGGGAAACAGAGACATACTTCATGCGtctttgttatggcaaggattATGAGACCTGATGAATGAAACAGAACTGAATTTCTTTGTCAAAAATAAAGCTCTAGCTCAGATACATGCACGCAGAATGGTGGGCTGTAAATGTGGCATCAATTTGGTCAATTTTGATTTACTACTGCCCTTTAGTTAATGAATCATACTCCAATACACAAAGGAAGAGACTAAAGGTGTGCAGATCCATAAAAACACACAGGTTTCATGGGAACTGTGCAGTCATGAACGTTTAACCGCTCATCCAGACAAATCTCAGGATGAATGTGACACTGTGAGCGGATTGATGGCTTTTCCAGGCAAAATAACTTTCAACAGGTCAAGTACAAATGGGGACAGAGAAAATGCAAAAGCAGCATatcaaaatgcaaaacaaaaagatTGAATATTCTTAATCCTAGTGTCTAAATTAAAGCATCTCCGCAAAGCCATCCAATGTGTGACAGGATGTAGCTCTCAAAAAATACTGATGTTGAGAAGTTACATctgtaaaaacaaatgaaatatgcaTGACACAGCaaaagatgttttattaacatggAAAAGGTCTTTTTATAGTTTTCTGTGGCACAAACAGTCCAAATTTAGCTTTTCATACGCACCTTCATAATGGTGACCACTTCCTGTTTGACCCTGGTCAGCTCCTGTTGCAAGCTTCTCCTCTCGTCCTCGCTGGCCTTCTCCACCTGCTTCACCTGCTCCTCCATGTTCACCTGCAGCTGACGGCGCGCCTCCTCTGCCCGCTGGGCCACACCTAGAGCTCGCTCCAGCTCTTCAAATGCTGGGAAAGAGTCACATAAAGTGCATTTAGGTCAAGCAGACACAAGAGCGGAAAACAGAGAGAGGGGAAGTCTCACTCACCTGCTTTCTCTGATTTCTCTTTCTGCTCCTGCAGCTCGTCTTTCTGAGCGAGGGTCTGCTGGAGTCTGGAGCGCAGCTGAGCGATCTCCTCTTCCTTCATCTCCAAAGTCTCGTGCATCTGACGCTTGGTTTCAGCAATGACCATTCCCTTCAAAATAATGCCATAGGTGAGcattaaaggggtagttcacccaaaaattcaatGCATTCATCCCAGATTTTCCGTCAGTGTGATCATA encodes:
- the golga4 gene encoding golgin subfamily A member 4 isoform X6 encodes the protein MFKKLKQKVIEEQSPQRSSAQAQVSSGERRAQPPFLHQDAPASPNDRESIKAAGSSPRGSVNGDGIASPQKEEFQSLAQKLQQKVSSVESLLRGSARGEGLFRSGSRDSLIRSSSRESLTLIGENEAQSSPAFDPPSDIESEAEDSPGSAESLSKEQLLNHLHRVERSLGNYRGKYSELVTAYRTVLRDKEKTQAILSQSQDKALRRIGELREELQMDQQAKKHLQEEFDAALEEKDQMITVLQTQVSLLKKRLQASGGVLSSEVEPSQSTDTVDANTDIQSPSKDDGSTLNTAEGSGELGSAVDLEALQKRIKRQESLLQRCKEMIRSSKERSAQLTSENEVLQQQLQERLQELEKMKELHTTEKTKLITQLGDAKNLIEQLEQDKGMVIAETKRQMHETLEMKEEEIAQLRSRLQQTLAQKDELQEQKEKSEKAAFEELERALGVAQRAEEARRQLQVNMEEQVKQVEKASEDERRSLQQELTRVKQEVVTIMKKSSEDRIAEMERLHSEAIANKEQELSAQIKQAVEQCREELLQSAQEREQQASLALEEAELQKAAIQSEGENKAKELQLELESARTRIQEIESCLGSSEKDSAKSDEVSAQLEEHRKKHEAAIAALEEAHKQELQKTKTEQITALNQQHDAALEELVQKHKAEIESILKDKEEQFHSHVEDMNKKMLDKLSDKQTEIETLSSELSEVLNSKQQLEERQSALETTSETTRQEYEERLKEEQVKYQAEIEAAKQNEQSFAGVEKMLKEEINQLKIVLEEKEKALEEHVLREKILQEGGAQLEELRLREQSNKEALEESRSEISTLTEELQQTKNQVKDLEQTLEAVRNDSREKEVCLEQKTSELQELVQKMEQVKRELLEKENLHAATCNTMQEEQNRSRKQLDDQKSSHEKKLENIRKDMDCKLKSQENKMEKLRQKHKEAQDKLKKQLQDQEENAKAELSKKAQEIELKDQQLKEKILEMAQASSEGVSTTVSDLEANHKEHLDKLQLTHKQEQEDLIRRWQEKLNQNEEELQEKHAQSLQEKAQELEEISQLLSASREEKEQVMKDIQYLREELAMRETTVQKLQTELREAASKLESLSEGEGLLKRQAETMEKNLNQALNERNLLQDELSKAEETSKEKLQSISEELVNTQKKLNMLETSKCKEGEELQRTLEEKTAELQNKEKEFQAQLCAITKELEQCCQEAQAKLDGFSVDLCKKVEERVGELQRRVIDHQNKVTYLRNIITTKDNRISTLEKELQQTLDENHDLKSSLDEVSLKLSSTSETLKALQTERESLQTDADNSSQVLSEKDLQIQQLREEKERISKNLKANVLQLSNLDSVINDLKTQLARSLTEKKQAISLLNQQHNEDKERVTCQTGETVGRLEKEKTSLQEQVESLRNKFSELKKKFSQSHSTVKSLQDKVADMEKQIVEKDEQLQMLTASIDNHSITKSEMDQAFNEKEQRVHALTSELESCSKKVCDLEEQLELRTKEREQLAADLQQHLAIRENEKMELMKQVQEAQDQSAQNGALIQKTEERLQSLRKDVETAKQELESQRNDFEREKAEILRANEEAVKAVQEKASAETAGKVAELKKKAEQKIGMIRKQLTSQIEEKEQAIKDLQMQLEGIKQTQNEKEERIKSLEEIERTMDEATAKLKEEHAKHLHELQQKENEERQASLQNLKDLYEEKLAALHKDISAKEEQSATAAIETSSRLGELETKLSESNEQIANYQTEVSRLKADLLEQTTRVQELQQTCLDLQEQIKEKQIDEVEKEHVSVQMSSSRLGMEPAMLVAKENMDTIRNQDDWTSQKDLLVKEYEEKLQDLQQRLQEKENELKAQQSSPQGNGEPANECLINNTSTSENDLQRKLVEAENEKQKLHKDYTRLQKDLRSLRKEHEKELEFLKKEMAEETETKLKLEMEDMEMKHNSGLKQLMREFNTQMALKEKELEGSVKETIEKAQDVEAELITSHREEVSQLQKTIAQKEEDLNRTVQRYEQVLQSREVEMGDRVWEVQKELEELQQRSLSGPQGLEELKVQLAEKTTILSEARLKEQEYHDRIHALEDKLRRSHKNAVVTHLGSSYRDLSHNSADPFSEPTEFEYLRKVLFEYMMGRETKTMAKVITSMLKFPPDQAQKVLEREDSRVMPWLR
- the golga4 gene encoding golgin subfamily A member 4 isoform X3, whose translation is MFKKLKQKVIEEQSPQRSSAQAQVSSGERRAQPPFLHQDAPASPNDRELLAGMIAEPAFLSEYTIFALDHSKRPKAAQVPSASIKAAGSSPRGSVNGDGIASPQKEEFQSLAQKLQQKVSSVESLLRGSARGEGLFRSGSRDSLIRSSSRESLTLIGENEAQSSPAFDPPSDIESEAEDSPGSAESLSKEQLLNHLHRVERSLGNYRGKYSELVTAYRTVLRDKEKTQAILSQSQDKALRRIGELREELQMDQQAKKHLQEEFDAALEEKDQMITVLQTQVSLLKKRLQASGGVLSSEVEPSQSTDTVDANTDIQSPSKDDGSTLNTAEGSGELGSAVDLEALQKRIKRQESLLQRCKEMIRSSKERSAQLTSENEVLQQQLQERLQELEKMKELHTTEKTKLITQLGDAKNLIEQLEQDKGMVIAETKRQMHETLEMKEEEIAQLRSRLQQTLAQKDELQEQKEKSEKAAFEELERALGVAQRAEEARRQLQVNMEEQVKQVEKASEDERRSLQQELTRVKQEVVTIMKKSSEDRIAEMERLHSEAIANKEQELSAQIKQAVEQCREELLQSAQEREQQASLALEEAELQKAAIQSEGENKAKELQLELESARTRIQEIESCLGSSEKDSAKSDEVSAQLEEHRKKHEAAIAALEEAHKQELQKTKTEQITALNQQHDAALEELVQKHKAEIESILKDKEEQFHSHVEDMNKKMLDKLSDKQTEIETLSSELSEVLNSKQQLEERQSALETTSETTRQEYEERLKEEQVKYQAEIEAAKQNEQSFAGVEKMLKEEINQLKIVLEEKEKALEEHVLREKILQEGGAQLEELRLREQSNKEALEESRSEISTLTEELQQTKNQVKDLEQTLEAVRNDSREKEVCLEQKTSELQELVQKMEQVKRELLEKENLHAATCNTMQEEQNRSRKQLDDQKSSHEKKLENIRKDMDCKLKSQENKMEKLRQKHKEAQDKLKKQLQDQEENAKAELSKKAQEIELKDQQLKEKILEMAQASSEGVSTTVSDLEANHKEHLDKLQLTHKQEQEDLIRRWQEKLNQNEEELQEKHAQSLQEKAQELEEISQLLSASREEKEQVMKDIQYLREELAMRETTVQKLQTELREAASKLESLSEGEGLLKRQAETMEKNLNQALNERNLLQDELSKAEETSKEKLQSISEELVNTQKKLNMLETSKCKEGEELQRTLEEKTAELQNKEKEFQAQLCAITKELEQCCQEAQAKLDGFSVDLCKKVEERVGELQRRVIDHQNKVTYLRNIITTKDNRISTLEKELQQTLDENHDLKSSLDEVSLKLSSTSETLKALQTERESLQTDADNSSQVLSEKDLQIQQLREEKERISKNLKANVLQLSNLDSVINDLKTQLARSLTEKKQAISLLNQQHNEDKERVTCQTGETVGRLEKEKTSLQEQVESLRNKFSELKKKFSQSHSTVKSLQDKVADMEKQIVEKDEQLQMLTASIDNHSITKSEMDQAFNEKEQRVHALTSELESCSKKVCDLEEQLELRTKEREQLAADLQQHLAIRENEKMELMKQVQEAQDQSAQNGALIQKTEERLQSLRKDVETAKQELESQRNDFEREKAEILRANEEAVKAVQEKASAETAGKVAELKKKAEQKIGMIRKQLTSQIEEKEQAIKDLQMQLEGIKQTQNEKEERIKSLEEIERTMDEATAKLKEEHAKHLHELQQKENEERQASLQNLKDLYEEKLAALHKDISAKEEQSATAAIETSSRLGELETKLSESNEQIANYQTEVSRLKADLLEQTTRVQELQQTCLDLQEQIKEKQIDEVEKEHVSVQMSSSRLGMEPAMLVAKENMDTIRNQDDWTSQKDLLVKEYEEKLQDLQQRLQEKENELKAQQSSPQGNGEPANECLINNTSTSENDLQRKLVEAENEKQKLHKDYTRLQKDLRSLRKEHEKELEFLKKEMAEETETKLKLEMEDMEMKHNSGLKQLMREFNTQMALKEKELEGSVKETIEKAQDVEAELITSHREEVSQLQKTIAQKEEDLNRTVQRYEQVLQSREVEMGDRVWEVQKELEELQQRSLSGPQGLEELKVQLAEKTTILSEARLKEQEYHDRIHALEDKLRRSHKNAVVTHLGSSYRDLSHNSADPFSEPTEFEYLRKVLFEYMMGRETKTMAKVITSMLKFPPDQAQKVLEREDSRVMPWLR
- the golga4 gene encoding golgin subfamily A member 4 isoform X5; protein product: MFKKLKQKVIEEQSPQRSSAQAQQVSSGERRAQPPFLHQDAPASPNDRESIKAAGSSPRGSVNGDGIASPQKEEFQSLAQKLQQKVSSVESLLRGSARGEGLFRSGSRDSLIRSSSRESLTLIGENEAQSSPAFDPPSDIESEAEDSPGSAESLSKEQLLNHLHRVERSLGNYRGKYSELVTAYRTVLRDKEKTQAILSQSQDKALRRIGELREELQMDQQAKKHLQEEFDAALEEKDQMITVLQTQVSLLKKRLQASGGVLSSEVEPSQSTDTVDANTDIQSPSKDDGSTLNTAEGSGELGSAVDLEALQKRIKRQESLLQRCKEMIRSSKERSAQLTSENEVLQQQLQERLQELEKMKELHTTEKTKLITQLGDAKNLIEQLEQDKGMVIAETKRQMHETLEMKEEEIAQLRSRLQQTLAQKDELQEQKEKSEKAAFEELERALGVAQRAEEARRQLQVNMEEQVKQVEKASEDERRSLQQELTRVKQEVVTIMKKSSEDRIAEMERLHSEAIANKEQELSAQIKQAVEQCREELLQSAQEREQQASLALEEAELQKAAIQSEGENKAKELQLELESARTRIQEIESCLGSSEKDSAKSDEVSAQLEEHRKKHEAAIAALEEAHKQELQKTKTEQITALNQQHDAALEELVQKHKAEIESILKDKEEQFHSHVEDMNKKMLDKLSDKQTEIETLSSELSEVLNSKQQLEERQSALETTSETTRQEYEERLKEEQVKYQAEIEAAKQNEQSFAGVEKMLKEEINQLKIVLEEKEKALEEHVLREKILQEGGAQLEELRLREQSNKEALEESRSEISTLTEELQQTKNQVKDLEQTLEAVRNDSREKEVCLEQKTSELQELVQKMEQVKRELLEKENLHAATCNTMQEEQNRSRKQLDDQKSSHEKKLENIRKDMDCKLKSQENKMEKLRQKHKEAQDKLKKQLQDQEENAKAELSKKAQEIELKDQQLKEKILEMAQASSEGVSTTVSDLEANHKEHLDKLQLTHKQEQEDLIRRWQEKLNQNEEELQEKHAQSLQEKAQELEEISQLLSASREEKEQVMKDIQYLREELAMRETTVQKLQTELREAASKLESLSEGEGLLKRQAETMEKNLNQALNERNLLQDELSKAEETSKEKLQSISEELVNTQKKLNMLETSKCKEGEELQRTLEEKTAELQNKEKEFQAQLCAITKELEQCCQEAQAKLDGFSVDLCKKVEERVGELQRRVIDHQNKVTYLRNIITTKDNRISTLEKELQQTLDENHDLKSSLDEVSLKLSSTSETLKALQTERESLQTDADNSSQVLSEKDLQIQQLREEKERISKNLKANVLQLSNLDSVINDLKTQLARSLTEKKQAISLLNQQHNEDKERVTCQTGETVGRLEKEKTSLQEQVESLRNKFSELKKKFSQSHSTVKSLQDKVADMEKQIVEKDEQLQMLTASIDNHSITKSEMDQAFNEKEQRVHALTSELESCSKKVCDLEEQLELRTKEREQLAADLQQHLAIRENEKMELMKQVQEAQDQSAQNGALIQKTEERLQSLRKDVETAKQELESQRNDFEREKAEILRANEEAVKAVQEKASAETAGKVAELKKKAEQKIGMIRKQLTSQIEEKEQAIKDLQMQLEGIKQTQNEKEERIKSLEEIERTMDEATAKLKEEHAKHLHELQQKENEERQASLQNLKDLYEEKLAALHKDISAKEEQSATAAIETSSRLGELETKLSESNEQIANYQTEVSRLKADLLEQTTRVQELQQTCLDLQEQIKEKQIDEVEKEHVSVQMSSSRLGMEPAMLVAKENMDTIRNQDDWTSQKDLLVKEYEEKLQDLQQRLQEKENELKAQQSSPQGNGEPANECLINNTSTSENDLQRKLVEAENEKQKLHKDYTRLQKDLRSLRKEHEKELEFLKKEMAEETETKLKLEMEDMEMKHNSGLKQLMREFNTQMALKEKELEGSVKETIEKAQDVEAELITSHREEVSQLQKTIAQKEEDLNRTVQRYEQVLQSREVEMGDRVWEVQKELEELQQRSLSGPQGLEELKVQLAEKTTILSEARLKEQEYHDRIHALEDKLRRSHKNAVVTHLGSSYRDLSHNSADPFSEPTEFEYLRKVLFEYMMGRETKTMAKVITSMLKFPPDQAQKVLEREDSRVMPWLR
- the golga4 gene encoding golgin subfamily A member 4 isoform X2, whose translation is MFKKLKQKVIEEQSPQRSSAQAQQVSSGERRAQPPFLHQDAPASPNDRELLAGMIAEPAFLSEYTIFALDHSKRPKAAQVPSASIKAAGSSPRGSVNGDGIASPQKEEFQSLAQKLQQKVSSVESLLRGSARGEGLFRSGSRDSLIRSSSRESLTLIGENEAQSSPAFDPPSDIESEAEDSPGSAESLSKEQLLNHLHRVERSLGNYRGKYSELVTAYRTVLRDKEKTQAILSQSQDKALRRIGELREELQMDQQAKKHLQEEFDAALEEKDQMITVLQTQVSLLKKRLQASGGVLSSEVEPSQSTDTVDANTDIQSPSKDDGSTLNTEGSGELGSAVDLEALQKRIKRQESLLQRCKEMIRSSKERSAQLTSENEVLQQQLQERLQELEKMKELHTTEKTKLITQLGDAKNLIEQLEQDKGMVIAETKRQMHETLEMKEEEIAQLRSRLQQTLAQKDELQEQKEKSEKAAFEELERALGVAQRAEEARRQLQVNMEEQVKQVEKASEDERRSLQQELTRVKQEVVTIMKKSSEDRIAEMERLHSEAIANKEQELSAQIKQAVEQCREELLQSAQEREQQASLALEEAELQKAAIQSEGENKAKELQLELESARTRIQEIESCLGSSEKDSAKSDEVSAQLEEHRKKHEAAIAALEEAHKQELQKTKTEQITALNQQHDAALEELVQKHKAEIESILKDKEEQFHSHVEDMNKKMLDKLSDKQTEIETLSSELSEVLNSKQQLEERQSALETTSETTRQEYEERLKEEQVKYQAEIEAAKQNEQSFAGVEKMLKEEINQLKIVLEEKEKALEEHVLREKILQEGGAQLEELRLREQSNKEALEESRSEISTLTEELQQTKNQVKDLEQTLEAVRNDSREKEVCLEQKTSELQELVQKMEQVKRELLEKENLHAATCNTMQEEQNRSRKQLDDQKSSHEKKLENIRKDMDCKLKSQENKMEKLRQKHKEAQDKLKKQLQDQEENAKAELSKKAQEIELKDQQLKEKILEMAQASSEGVSTTVSDLEANHKEHLDKLQLTHKQEQEDLIRRWQEKLNQNEEELQEKHAQSLQEKAQELEEISQLLSASREEKEQVMKDIQYLREELAMRETTVQKLQTELREAASKLESLSEGEGLLKRQAETMEKNLNQALNERNLLQDELSKAEETSKEKLQSISEELVNTQKKLNMLETSKCKEGEELQRTLEEKTAELQNKEKEFQAQLCAITKELEQCCQEAQAKLDGFSVDLCKKVEERVGELQRRVIDHQNKVTYLRNIITTKDNRISTLEKELQQTLDENHDLKSSLDEVSLKLSSTSETLKALQTERESLQTDADNSSQVLSEKDLQIQQLREEKERISKNLKANVLQLSNLDSVINDLKTQLARSLTEKKQAISLLNQQHNEDKERVTCQTGETVGRLEKEKTSLQEQVESLRNKFSELKKKFSQSHSTVKSLQDKVADMEKQIVEKDEQLQMLTASIDNHSITKSEMDQAFNEKEQRVHALTSELESCSKKVCDLEEQLELRTKEREQLAADLQQHLAIRENEKMELMKQVQEAQDQSAQNGALIQKTEERLQSLRKDVETAKQELESQRNDFEREKAEILRANEEAVKAVQEKASAETAGKVAELKKKAEQKIGMIRKQLTSQIEEKEQAIKDLQMQLEGIKQTQNEKEERIKSLEEIERTMDEATAKLKEEHAKHLHELQQKENEERQASLQNLKDLYEEKLAALHKDISAKEEQSATAAIETSSRLGELETKLSESNEQIANYQTEVSRLKADLLEQTTRVQELQQTCLDLQEQIKEKQIDEVEKEHVSVQMSSSRLGMEPAMLVAKENMDTIRNQDDWTSQKDLLVKEYEEKLQDLQQRLQEKENELKAQQSSPQGNGEPANECLINNTSTSENDLQRKLVEAENEKQKLHKDYTRLQKDLRSLRKEHEKELEFLKKEMAEETETKLKLEMEDMEMKHNSGLKQLMREFNTQMALKEKELEGSVKETIEKAQDVEAELITSHREEVSQLQKTIAQKEEDLNRTVQRYEQVLQSREVEMGDRVWEVQKELEELQQRSLSGPQGLEELKVQLAEKTTILSEARLKEQEYHDRIHALEDKLRRSHKNAVVTHLGSSYRDLSHNSADPFSEPTEFEYLRKVLFEYMMGRETKTMAKVITSMLKFPPDQAQKVLEREDSRVMPWLR